From a single Shewanella denitrificans OS217 genomic region:
- a CDS encoding alpha/beta fold hydrolase — MNPKAISQQSLFIPYRGGQLHLRHIAPKAQHTNNTPILMLHGAMSNGRVFYSDSGRGLGCFMAAAGFDVYVLDTAGRGLSGPRVSRGFELGQGEVIREQLPLVHDYILSRHPLVDKVHWCGHSWGGVLMASALVRHRDLQQSVASLLTFGTKRTIKIRSVRKWLMVDLFWNRVAPALSFFQGYLAADKLGLGMDNESRASLLQSIDWVRGDWVDHDDGFDYAKAANKTLWPKTWFIAGHKDKVLGNPSDVKDMLVECGMNSPKYTLLAKESGYLYDYGHADMLTHGQAVDDHFPQIAHWYQEA; from the coding sequence GTGAACCCGAAAGCCATATCTCAGCAATCTCTGTTTATTCCTTATCGAGGAGGGCAGCTGCATTTACGTCATATCGCCCCCAAAGCTCAGCACACTAATAATACGCCTATTCTGATGCTCCATGGCGCCATGTCCAATGGGCGGGTGTTTTACAGTGACTCGGGTCGAGGCCTAGGTTGCTTTATGGCGGCGGCAGGTTTTGATGTGTATGTGCTGGATACCGCCGGACGTGGCCTGAGTGGACCTAGAGTTTCTAGAGGCTTTGAATTGGGTCAAGGCGAGGTTATTCGTGAGCAATTGCCTTTAGTCCATGATTATATTCTCTCTCGCCACCCCTTAGTGGATAAAGTGCATTGGTGTGGTCACTCTTGGGGCGGGGTCTTAATGGCCAGCGCCTTAGTACGCCATCGGGATTTACAACAAAGTGTGGCCTCCCTGCTGACCTTTGGGACTAAACGCACCATTAAAATTCGCTCGGTTCGCAAGTGGCTAATGGTGGATCTCTTCTGGAATCGTGTCGCCCCCGCGCTGAGTTTTTTTCAGGGCTATCTTGCCGCCGATAAACTGGGGCTTGGGATGGATAACGAAAGCCGCGCCTCGTTATTGCAAAGCATCGACTGGGTGAGGGGAGATTGGGTCGATCATGATGACGGTTTTGATTATGCTAAAGCCGCCAATAAAACCCTGTGGCCTAAGACCTGGTTTATTGCAGGTCATAAGGATAAAGTGCTTGGCAATCCCAGTGATGTGAAAGACATGTTGGTCGAATGCGGCATGAATTCCCCTAAATACACTCTACTTGCCAAGGAAAGCGGCTATTTATACGATTATGGCCATGCGGACATGTTGACTCACGGGCAGGCGGTGGACGATCATTTCCCGCAAATTGCTCACTGGTATCAAGAGGCTTAG
- a CDS encoding PilZ domain-containing protein, with protein MSLDNHNALIEQLKPLLMEPDFQEIFTQLTADESNSTRFLIKMELNRLAGICTRIIDMRGKSELECQEISLGGVTHFLDEPAQNALLQALPLYRNKYTLGVYEHVIKAHKKYLYKQQFLQSKAQSGTQDVNEFVVPAVVLGNYFSRTEERMNYSIKVRMLQQGISEFSGTTLDLSVSGARIKLDVNQVIDTDRPLIVKLSALNEDEYFEELQLGVEYKVVDLQHNSKDTIIRLKRLGNAESLDKLIHELIDSYKYRYKLDVNDVFVTATGLGFERHYLPLFKHLPLYLTLEQQQYQISHELLNVGNAEIQSFFKDEHANCQLSAMLTEVRLSKIVNQAEDPNHRLFFCFTHNANGRVHFYSASLAELIQTQTQALFFGFGAKKDSWRVFKLNLHQIDHQQHYKSSTLQGDDPLYSADTEQELKQMTHVLQLQDVTNPSIKEHYQAWVYYNDVNDLKAFAQAKVKNNSVKRLSMPFSERRHEARYSFKSSVDISQGDKKASGISCDISSRGLQIKLDDKIDFTCPAAVQLSFPKLQTIAGNVQLDQLNYQLVQTRYQGTHLHLSAILGHTPHVGVEFMNKLIAQNKGKLTQLSEPNGALKELSDGMKNLLTRQFAGVPFFIEKTSKSAKIACLGIGTKVDDISHLFAAGTENTLQYNLGPLLENGQFKQHYLEPCKKMKHQHRLNFFEVFIQVKHHARGSISLTTRHLDELISKEAQLQFIRGGQKAGKFTALRIYIGAAEKSDLSYIRRELEYITSQAKHKAHQLEERLNSIIGVGELLDVTQEVLCRYPELTIEQ; from the coding sequence ATGAGTTTAGACAACCACAATGCTCTAATTGAGCAACTCAAGCCGCTGTTAATGGAACCTGATTTCCAGGAGATTTTTACCCAATTAACCGCCGATGAGTCCAATTCCACCCGCTTTCTGATTAAGATGGAGCTCAATCGGCTGGCAGGAATTTGCACGCGAATCATCGACATGCGTGGTAAGTCAGAACTCGAATGCCAAGAAATCTCCCTTGGTGGCGTGACTCACTTTCTCGATGAACCCGCTCAAAATGCTCTACTGCAAGCTTTGCCACTGTACCGCAACAAGTACACCTTAGGTGTGTATGAACATGTCATAAAAGCCCACAAAAAGTATTTGTATAAGCAGCAATTTTTGCAGTCAAAGGCACAGTCAGGCACGCAGGATGTGAATGAGTTTGTGGTACCCGCTGTGGTGCTTGGCAATTATTTCAGCCGCACCGAAGAGCGAATGAATTACAGCATCAAGGTGAGAATGCTGCAACAGGGGATCAGTGAATTTAGTGGTACCACCTTAGACCTGTCCGTCAGCGGCGCTCGTATTAAACTCGATGTCAACCAAGTCATTGACACTGACAGACCATTAATCGTTAAACTCAGCGCGCTGAATGAAGATGAGTACTTTGAAGAATTACAACTTGGTGTCGAATATAAAGTTGTAGATTTACAACACAATAGTAAAGACACCATCATCAGGCTCAAGCGACTAGGCAATGCTGAATCATTGGACAAACTCATCCATGAGCTTATTGACAGTTATAAATATCGCTACAAGTTAGATGTCAACGATGTGTTTGTTACAGCCACAGGCCTTGGATTTGAGCGTCATTATTTACCTTTATTTAAGCATTTGCCTCTGTATTTGACCTTAGAGCAACAGCAGTATCAAATCAGTCATGAGCTACTCAATGTGGGCAACGCTGAGATCCAAAGCTTCTTTAAGGATGAACACGCAAATTGCCAATTATCCGCCATGCTCACAGAGGTGCGACTCAGTAAAATAGTCAATCAAGCAGAAGATCCTAATCACAGATTATTCTTTTGTTTTACCCACAACGCAAATGGGCGAGTTCATTTCTATTCAGCCAGCCTTGCCGAGCTTATCCAAACCCAAACTCAAGCCTTGTTCTTTGGATTTGGAGCCAAAAAAGACAGCTGGCGAGTGTTTAAATTAAACCTGCATCAAATCGATCATCAGCAGCATTATAAAAGTTCAACCTTACAAGGTGATGACCCGCTTTACTCTGCCGATACCGAGCAAGAACTTAAGCAGATGACCCATGTACTGCAATTACAGGATGTCACTAATCCCAGTATTAAAGAGCATTATCAGGCTTGGGTTTATTACAATGATGTCAACGATCTCAAAGCCTTTGCCCAAGCTAAAGTAAAGAATAACAGTGTTAAACGCTTGTCTATGCCTTTTAGCGAACGTCGTCATGAAGCCAGGTACAGCTTTAAATCCAGCGTAGATATCAGCCAAGGGGATAAAAAAGCCAGCGGCATAAGTTGTGATATATCAAGCCGTGGTTTGCAAATCAAACTCGATGACAAAATTGACTTCACATGCCCTGCTGCTGTGCAGCTTAGTTTCCCTAAGTTACAAACCATTGCAGGCAATGTGCAGTTAGATCAGCTTAATTATCAGCTGGTTCAGACACGCTACCAAGGTACACATTTGCATTTAAGCGCCATACTCGGCCACACCCCCCATGTGGGTGTTGAGTTTATGAATAAGCTTATTGCCCAAAATAAGGGCAAGCTGACTCAATTATCAGAACCTAATGGGGCCCTTAAAGAGCTTTCGGATGGGATGAAAAATCTGTTAACTCGCCAATTTGCGGGCGTGCCTTTCTTTATTGAAAAAACCAGCAAATCGGCAAAAATAGCTTGCCTAGGCATAGGCACTAAAGTCGATGACATCAGTCACTTGTTTGCCGCTGGAACAGAGAATACCTTGCAGTATAACTTAGGTCCGTTGCTGGAAAACGGTCAATTTAAGCAACATTACCTTGAACCCTGCAAGAAAATGAAGCATCAACACAGATTGAATTTCTTCGAAGTCTTCATACAAGTGAAGCATCATGCCAGGGGCTCAATTAGCCTCACCACACGTCACCTCGACGAGTTAATCAGCAAGGAAGCCCAGCTGCAATTTATTCGTGGCGGGCAAAAAGCAGGAAAATTTACCGCCCTACGTATCTACATAGGTGCAGCAGAGAAAAGTGATTTATCTTATATACGCCGCGAGCTTGAATATATTACCTCTCAGGCTAAGCATAAAGCTCATCAGCTTGAGGAAAGACTTAATAGCATCATAGGGGTCGGTGAGCTACTGGATGTCACTCAAGAAGTCTTGTGTCGTTATCCTGAATTAACTATAGAACAGTAA